A DNA window from Macadamia integrifolia cultivar HAES 741 chromosome 4, SCU_Mint_v3, whole genome shotgun sequence contains the following coding sequences:
- the LOC122075480 gene encoding protein EXECUTER 2, chloroplastic-like, with the protein MVVVQTWGVRIATPMPQFRNSCFDFSAKKGSNQSYLRSVLRKPIWGNCRGSKLSCRCSSSSSNWDWNQWTRNFSEIEQAESFVSVLKFQLEDAIEKEDFQEAAKLKDAIAEATSKDAVAEILSQLKNAIDEERYHDASRLCRLSGSGLVGWWFGCSKDSDDPFGRVVRITPGVGRFVARCYSPRQLVTGSPGTPLFEIFVIKDADESYTMQVVSLQKAKGNPTNSSSASKLTDELSTVGIKSSHIEGIPVNEEDKVERHEEKNVNIKDANEEGISSVISFLKDKIPGLKLKVMNIKVPEETTGGSANMEQLMQESNETVSSAENSEDEAGNVDDIQPDEIAIGEDTDTREEGKNMAMKFFIGGVLHNMEDIPSKDEYVRFPAEIIDMKRDSFVLHVPSRSKDADVAENIVPEVKVAAVAAQGVSELMPHDVAKAFLNVDKVSKDVREIVKLAVTRAQKWNTISGDTTFSRIMTSKDNLDPFDGLYVGAFGPYGTEVVQLKRKFGHWHGVDDTDECSDVEFFEYVEAVKLTGDLNVPAGQVTFRAKIGKGCRTSNQGMYPDELGVVASYKGQGRIAEFGFRNPQWVDGELLQLKGKGLGPYVKGADLGFLYVVSEQSFLVLFNRLKLPE; encoded by the exons ATGGTGGTTGTTCAGACATGGGGCGTCCGGATCGCAACCCCGATGCCACAGTTCAGAAACTCGTGTTTTGATTTCTCTGCCAAGAAAGGAAGTAATCAGAGCTATCTGCGTTCGGTTCTTCGCAAACCCATTTGGGGGAACTGCCGTGGTTCTAAGCTTTCTTGCCGTTGTAGCAGCTCTTCTTCGAATTGGGATTGGAATCAATGGACTCGTAATTTCTCCGAAATTGAACAGGCCGAGAGCTTCGTGTCGGTGCTCAAG TTTCAACTAGAAGATGCAATTGAGAAAGAGGACTTCCAGGAAGCTGCAAAACTGAAAGACGCTATTGCAGAAGCAACATCAAAGGATGCTGTGGCGGAGATTTTGTCTCAACTGAAG AATGCCATTGATGAGGAGCGTTATCATGATGCATCAAGGTTGTGTAGGCTTAGTGGAAGCGGGCTG GTAGGTTGGTGGTTTGGTTGTTCCAAGGATTCTGATGATCCTTTTGGAAGAGTGGTACGAATAACCCCTGGTGTTGGCAGATTTGTGGCGAGGTGTTACAGTCCAAG ACAATTAGTTACAGGATCTCCTGGGACGCCgttgtttgaaatttttgtcATCAAAGATGCAGATGAGAGTTATACAATGCAG GTTGTATCCTTGCAGAAGGCCAAAGGAAATCCGACAAATTCCTCATCAGCATCAAAATTGACTGATGAGCTATCCACTGTTGGCATCAAGAGCTCACACATAGAAGGCATTCCAGTGAATGAAGAAGATAAGGTGGAGAGACATGAAGAGAAGAATGTAAATATTAAGGATGCTAATGAAGAAGGCATAAGTAGTGTTATTAGTTTTCTTAAAGATAAAATTCCAGGATTGAAACTCAAAGTCATGAACATTAAAGTTCCTGAGGAGACAACAGGGGGTAGTGCCAATATGGAGCAGTTAATGCAGGAAAGTAATGAGACTGTAAGTTCTGCTGAAAATTCTGAAGATGAAGCTGGCAATGTGGATGATATCCAGCCTGATGAGATTgctattggagaagatacaGACACAAGGGAAGAGGGAAAGAATATGGCTATGAAGTTTTTTATTGGTGGGGTTTTACATAATATGGAAGATATTCCTTCTAAGGATGAGTATGTTCGCTTCCCAGCTGAAATAATAGATATGAAGAGGGATTCCTTTGTGCTTCATGTTCCAAGTAGAAGTAAGGATGCTGATGTAGCAGAGAATATAGTGCCTGAGGTCAAAGTGGCTGCAGTTGCAGCTCAGGGTGTTTCTGAGCTCATGCCTCATGATGTTGCCAAAGCATTTTTGAATGTAGATAAG GTTTCTAAAGATGTTCGTGAGATTGTCAAGCTTGCTGTTACTCGGGCCCAAAAGTGGAACACAATTTCTGGAGATACAACTTTTAGTCGGATCATGACTTCCAAAGATAATTTAGACCCCTTTGATG GCTTGTATGTGGGAGCATTTGGCCCTTACGGTACTGAGGTCGTACAGCTGAAACGAAAATTTGGTCACTGGCATGGGGTGGATGACACAGATGAGTGTTCAGATGTCGAGTTTTTTGAATATGTTGAGGCAGTAAAGTTGACTGGAGATCTAAATGTTCCTGCTGGCCAG GTTACATTTCGTGCTAAAATTGGGAAAGGGTGTCGTACATCCAACCAGGGGATGTATCCAGATGAGCTGGGAGTG GTTGCTAGTTACAAAGGTCAAGGAAGAATAGCTGAATTTGGGTTCCGAAATCCACAATGGGTTGATGGTGAACTACTCCAGCTGAAGGGCAAG GGCTTGGGTCCATATGTTAAAGGCGCAGATCTTGGGTTTCTTTATGTTGTTTCCGAGCAGAGTTTCCTGGTGCTGTTCAACCGCCTGAAGCTACCGGAGTGA
- the LOC122075644 gene encoding CASP-like protein 4A3, translating into MAAKPNPKGIETKMDSSTLRAHLEEEKYSSAPESPEENNRREKSPFSPPPPLSPPPTTTRLSSGSSHESPVENNQREKSNSPPRPRVTFGSAHESPAENNQREKSSSPLTLPPPSKALVVADRYSNDHGSFPLLPTKELPPPEAQSQPQPQQRNVGVKPASPVVMVNRSMREEMGMVTKVDPGGVGDGGGVVDGFGHGTEDGVWDRGDRRSRGVPSILLRSKREAMVKRAALVIRVCEVVFCLVSFSVMGADKTRGWAGDSFDRYKEYRYCISVNIIGFVYAGFQAYDMAYHIITGKHVIRHPLRFHINFALDQMMTYLLISASSSAATRVDDWVSNWGKDEFTAMASASIAMSFLAFFSFGISSLISGYLLCTRNFT; encoded by the exons ATGGCAGCGAAGCCAAATCCAAAAGGGATAGAGACGAAGATGGATTCGTCGACCCTTCGCGCAcacctagaagaagagaaatacaGTTCTGCTCCTGAGAGTCCAGAAGAGAATAATCGAAGGGAGAAGTctcctttttctcctcctcctcctctttctcctcctcctacTACTACTCGTTTATCCTCCGGATCTTCTCATGAGAGCCCAGTAGAGAATAATCAACGGGAGAAGTCTAATTCTCCTCCTCGTCCTCGTGTAACCTTTGGTTCTGCTCATGAGAGCCCAGCAGAGAATAATCAACGGGAGAAGTCTTCTTCTCCTCTAACCCTTCCTCCACCATCCAAGGCACTAGTGGTCGCCGATCGATACTCCAATGATCATGGGTCATTTCCCCTACTACCTACAAAGGAATTACCGCCGCCGGAAGCCCAATCGCAGCCGCAGCCACAACAGCGAAACGTGGGGGTGAAGCCGGCTTCGCCGGTGGTGATGGTGAATAGGTCGATGAGGGAGGAGATGGGCATGGTGACCAAGGTGGATCCTGGTGGGGTTGGTGATGGAGGAGGAGTAGTAGACGGTTTTGGGCATGGAACAGAAGATGGAGTATGGGATCGAGGAGACCGGAGATCCAGGGGGGTACCGTCGATTCTGCTGAGGTCAAAAAGAGAGGCGATGGTGAAGAGGGCAGCTTTGGTGATTAGGGTATGTGAAGTGGTGTTCTGCTTAGTTTCCTTCTCTGTAATGGGCGCCGACAAGACTCGTGGCTGGGCTGGTGATTCCTTCGATCGATACAAAGAATACAG GTATTGTATATCGGTGAATATCATAGGGTTTGTGTACGCGGGATTTCAAGCGTATGATATGGCCTATCATATCATCACCGGCAAGCATGTCATCCGTCATCCACTTCGCTTCCACATAAACTTTGCCCTTGATCAG ATGATGACTTATCTGTTGATATCGGCATCATCATCAGCAGCTACTAGGGTGGATGACTGGGTATCAAACTGGGGGAAGGACGAGTTCACAGCCATGGCCAGTGCCTCCATAGCTATGTCTTTCCTTGCATTTTTCTCCTTTGGCATCAGTTCCCTCATCTCTGGATACCTCCTCTGCACCCGCAATTTTACCTGA
- the LOC122075670 gene encoding 2-methylene-furan-3-one reductase encodes MEALLTTTTLSLSSSKPHSALKSTFSFSSTFVECIGRRIDASSSPSLPLRFKVSANSQAAPASMETSATSPIPSEMKAWLYGEYGKVDVLKLDSKVSVPDVKEDQVLLKVVAAALNPVDAKRRQGKFKATDSPLPTVPGYDVAGVVVKVGSQVKSLKEGDEVYGNINEKALENPKQFGSFAEYTAVEEKLLAPKPKNLDFFQAAGLPLAIETAHEGLERSGFSAGKSILVLGGAGGVGSLVIQLAKEVFGASKVAATSSTGKLELLKSLGADLAIDYTKENFEDLPERFDVVFDAVGQCDKAVKVVKGGGSVVVLTGAVTPPGFRFVVTSNGSVLKKLNPFLESGKLKPVVDPKGPFPFSQAVEAFSYVEANRATGKVVIHPIP; translated from the exons atggaagctcttctcaccaccacaaccctctctctctcctcctctaagCCACACTCTGCTCTCAAATcaactttctctttctcctccacattcGTAGAATGCATCGGGCGAAGGATTGACGCATCGTCAtcaccttctcttcctcttagaTTCAAAGTCTCTGCTAATTCCCAAGCTGCTCCTGCTTCCATGGAGACATCTGCAACTTCTCCCATACCATCAGAAATGAAGGCTTGGCTCTATGGGGAGTACGGAAAAGTCGATGTTCTCAAATTGGATTCCAAAGTTTCGGTGCCTGATGTGAAGGAGGACCAAGTACTGCTTAAGGTTGTGGCTGCGGCGCTTAACCCTGTTGATGCCAAGAGAAGACAGGGCAAGTTTAAGGCTACTGATTCACCTCTGCCT ACTGTTCCAGGCTATGATGTTGCTGGTGTAGTGGTAAAGGTGGGTAGTCAAGTGAAGAGCCTAAAAGAAGGGGATGAAGTttatgggaacatcaatgagaAGGCTCTGGAAAATCCTAAGCAGTTTGGCTCGTTTGCAGAATACACTGCTGTTGAGGAGAAATTGTTGGCTCCAAAACCTAAGAATCTGGATTTTTTTCAGGCTGCTGGCCTTCCTCTTGCCATTGAGACTGCCCATGAGGGTCTGGAAAGATCTGGATTTTCTGCTGGTAAATCTATTCTTGTATTAGGTGGTGCAGGTGGAGTTGGAAGCTTGGTAATTCAG TTAGCAAAGGAGGTATTTGGAGCTTCAAAAGTTGCTGCTACTTCTAGCACTGGAAAACTGGAGCTGTTGAAGAGCTTAGGTGCTGATTTGGCCATTGACTACACCAAGGAGAACTTTGAAGACCTACCGGAGAGATTTGATGTGGTATTTGATGCAGTTG GTCAATGTGATAAAGCAGTGAAAGTGGTGAAAGGAGGAGGGAGTGTTGTGGTTCTAACTGGCGCTGTTACTCCACCTGGTTTCAGATTTGTAGTCACCTCCAATGGATCTGTGTTGAAGAAACTAAATCCTTTTCTAGAAAGTGGGAAGTTG